The Akkermansia muciniphila genome includes the window GCGGTAAACGCCCCCTCATGCCTGCCGGCAGGCTTCCCGTTGACGGAAACCTCGGAAACGATGCTGGCGCCTCCGCCGCGGATGAAATACCTCTTGCCCGGCCTGGGAGCCACCGGAAGAGTGCGGGAATAAACGGCGGGACCGCGCCGGTAGGCGTCGCTGTTGACGGACTTGGCGTCTCCGCGCTTCCCCTTCACGCCGTTCGCGGCATCCTCCGCATTCCAGGTGTGGGGCACCGTTACTTTCCCGGAAGAGCCTCCGTTGAAGCTGTAATCCCAGGAACCGTTCAGGGAATGGACTTCACGGGCATCAGCCGCCAGAATGGAACCCAGGGCACAACACAGCCCGGCACATGATACGTTGAAAGAGAGGATTCTGATGTTCATGATACAGTAAAACAGTATATCTCATACGTTCAGGCATGTAAAATATTTTCATCCTGCCGTATCTTTCTTCTCGGTCTAACAAAAATTTACCAACACCTAACGAATAGCATTCGTTTTGATATTCAACGCATGTGATCATGCTTTCTAACATTTTCGGTTCCTGCACCATCAGAAACTTTGATTTTCCGATCGGATCAAAGAAAACATAAGTTACAACATATCCTTGACGGATACGCGTTTTCCGATGGAAAGCATAAGTTTTCTTTACTATAAGGATGGCCTTTTTCATTAAAACCGTGTTTGTACAAACACGATGAACCTATATGAGAAAAGTACCGAAAACGAATAAACTAAAATATGTTGGAACCGCTCTTCTGGAAGGGGAATCAGTCACCCTGACCCAGGCGGCACGGCTGGTATTGGAAATCAAGGAAGCCCTGGGGGATGAAATCTGCACCATCAACCGGTGCAGGGAAGTTGTCACCCTGGGGCTGAACGCCATCAAGAACAAACACCATACCGTCAGCTTCGGGACGGCGGCCACGGAATGCCTGCGTTCCAAAAGCCACCGCCGCCCCCGGACGCTGACGGACATCAAGAGCATCATTCATAAACTCAAGAAGAGCAATCCGGAACTGGAGGAAACTCCCCTCAGGAACCTCACCGTGGAAGAATGCCAGAGCATTCTGATGAATACGTTCACCACGTCACGCCAGCGGCACAAGGCGCGGCTGATCCTGAGCGGAATCTTCTCCTTCTCTGTCAAGCGCGGCTGGTGTGATGAAAATCCCATCCTCCGCGTAGACACCCCCTTCCTGCGGGAACAGGAAATCCCGGCCCTGGGACTGAAGGACGTCACCCTGCTCCTCAAAACATGCATGAATGAATTCGACGGGAGCTGCGTAGCCGGAGCCGCCCTGATGATTTTTGCAGGCATCCGCCCGCAGGAAGTGGAGCGGCTGCTCTGGGAGAACATCGCCATCCGGGACGGCTGCGTGATTCTGAACTCCAAGCACACCAAAACCGGGGGCGCCCGGCATGTCACCATCCTGCCCGTTCTAGCCAAATGGCTCAAATTCTGCCGTGACAGAACCAAGCCGGGGCCGAATACGCCCATCTGCCCCAAGGGCTGGACGATCAAGTGGCGCAAGATCCGCAGGAACGCGGGCTGGGGCGGCAGAAAAAGATCATGGGTGCCGGACTGCCTGCGGCACACCTATGCCAGCTACCACGCCAAGCACTTCAAGGACTACAACCTGCTGCAGATGGAAATGGGGCACCGCTCCTCCTCACTGCTCCGCACCCGGTACCTGAACATGAAGGGCATTTCCCCGCAAACGGCCACGCGCTTCTGGGGACTCACTCCGGCCAAGGTGATTTCGGAAACGGAACCTCCGGAGGAACAGACGCAATAACGGAGATGGGACGGGGGCCCCGGCTGAGGCGCCTCCTCCCTTCTCAGGCAGGACGAACCCTATAATTCATAGTAGGTGTAGCCGTTCAGGCCGGAACGGAACACTTCCAGGGCCCTCCGGCGTTCGGACGGAGATATTTTCCCATCCGCCACCGCCTGTTCCGCAAACGTGCGGAACTTGTTGATCAGCTCCTTGGGGTCATACTCCACGTAGGAGAGGACGTCCGCCACGGTATCCCCCTCCACCTCATGCGTATAAACAGGGCGTCCCCCTTCCAGGTGCACGCCCACCACATTCGTATCCCCCAGCAGGTTGTGCAGGTCCCCCAGGGTCTCCTGATAGGCGCCCACCAGGAACACGCCGATGTAGTAATCATCCTCGCCGGGCTTGATGGCATGCAGCGGAAGCGCGGTAGCCACGTCCTCCCGGTCGATGAAATGGTCTATCTTCCCGTCGCAGTCACAGGTGATGTCCGCCAGCACGGCCTTGTTCGTGGGCCGTTCATTCAGGCGGTGCAGAGGCATCACGGGGAAAAGCTGGCGTATGGCCCAGGAATCCGGCAGGGACTGGAACAGGGAAAAATTGCCGTAATAAAAGTCCACCATGGAGCAGGAAAGCTCCCGGAGGTCTTCCGGAATGGTTTCCATCTCCGCCAGCATGCGGGAAATGCGGCTCAGGATGTGCCAGTAATAGGCCTCTCCCAGCCCGCGCTGACGCAGGGTGGCATTCCCGTAAAAGAACTGGGCGCGCAGCTGGTCCCGGTAATAGCAGGCGTCATTGTAGCACTCCTGCATATTCTTCCTGGCCAGGGTCCGGTCCGTATCCGCAAAAGCCTTCAGCAACTCCGGAGCATCCTCCGGCAAATCCGGGGGAGGTTCCTCGCCCGGCGCGCTGGTCACGTCCAGCACGTTAAACACCAGCACGGAATAATACGCCACCACGGCGCGGCCGGACTCCGTCACCAGCGTGGGATGGGGCACCTCGTACTTGGTGCACATGTCCCCCACCACCTCCACCACGTCACGGGCGAACTCCGCAATGGAATAGTTGCAGGAGGAATGGAAATTCGTCTTGGACCCGTCGTAATCCACGGCCAGGCCACCGCCCATGTCCAGCGTTCCCAGCGGCGCGCCTTCCTTCACCAGGTCCACGTAAATGCGGGCGGCCTCCGTCAGCCCCTCGCGGACCACGGAAATATTCGGAATCTGGGACCCCTGGTGGTAATGGAGCAGTTTCAGGCAGTCCAGGGAATCCATCTGCTTCAGCTTGTCCACCACATCCACCACCTGCGCGGCGTTCAGGCCAAAGACGGACTTGTCCCCCGCGGACTCCTGCCACAGGCCGGAACCCTTGGCCGCCAGCTTGATGCGCACGCCCAGATTGGGCCGGATGTCCATCTTCCGGGCTCGTGCCAGAATGGCGTCCAGCTCGGAAGGCATCTCCAGCACGATGAAAATATTCAGCCCCATTTTCTGGGCCGTCAGCGCCAGGTCAATAAACTCGTCATCCTTGTAGCCGTTGCAGATCAGGTAGGCGTTGGGATTATGCATGTGCGCCATGGCGGCAATCAGCTCCGGCTTGGAACCGGCTTCCAGCCCGTAATCATACTTGGTGCCGAACTCCGCGATCTCCTCCACCACCTGCCGCTGCTGGTTCACCTTGATGGGATACACGCCCTGGTACTTGCCCTGGTAATCCGCCTCCTTAATCGCCTTCCGGAAGCTCTCGTTCAGCTCCGCAATGCGGCTGCGCAGCAGGTCGCGGAAACGGAACAGCACCGGAACGGTGGTGCCGCGCTCATTCAGGCCCTCCAGCAGGTCGCACAGGCTGATGTCCTTCTTCCCGCCGTCCTCGTCATTCAGGCGTACGGTGACCTCCCCTTTCTTGTTAATCCGGAAATATCCGTTGCCCCAGTCGTCAATGCCGTACAAATCTGCGGAATCATGATGACTCCAGCCCCGGACTTTCTGCTTGATGCCTTCTTTGGATGCTGCCATGTCAATCTGTCTGGTCAAATGTTCTAGCCCAGGCGGGCCTCAAAATCTTCATAGGAAAAACGGCGTACCGTCTCCACGGAGCCGTCCTTCTTCTGGATTGCAATATCCGGATGGCGCACGCCGTTGAAAAACGTCGTTTTCACCATCGTATAATGCGCCATGTCGTCAAAAACAAGCTCGTCGCCCGCGGCAAGGGGTTCCGCAAAGGAATAATCCCCTATCCGGTCTCCCGCCAAACAGGTGGGCGCCCCCAGGCGGTACGTATGCGCGCCTTCCCCGGCGTTCCCCGCCAGGGCGTAGTTTTCCCCCTCCATCCGCACGGCGGGCTGCTGCCCGGAACGCAGGGAGGCGTTCTTTAAAATCTGGAACACGTCCGGACGGTAGGGCATCTCCAGCGTATCAGGCATATGGGCGGACGCGGAAACGTCCAGAATGGCATGCTCCACCCCTTCCGAGGAAAAAATATCCAGCACCCTGCACCGGAGCACCCCCGTATGAATGGCGGCGGCTTCCCCCGGTTCCAGCCATACGT containing:
- a CDS encoding tyrosine-type recombinase/integrase: MRKVPKTNKLKYVGTALLEGESVTLTQAARLVLEIKEALGDEICTINRCREVVTLGLNAIKNKHHTVSFGTAATECLRSKSHRRPRTLTDIKSIIHKLKKSNPELEETPLRNLTVEECQSILMNTFTTSRQRHKARLILSGIFSFSVKRGWCDENPILRVDTPFLREQEIPALGLKDVTLLLKTCMNEFDGSCVAGAALMIFAGIRPQEVERLLWENIAIRDGCVILNSKHTKTGGARHVTILPVLAKWLKFCRDRTKPGPNTPICPKGWTIKWRKIRRNAGWGGRKRSWVPDCLRHTYASYHAKHFKDYNLLQMEMGHRSSSLLRTRYLNMKGISPQTATRFWGLTPAKVISETEPPEEQTQ
- the speA gene encoding biosynthetic arginine decarboxylase, which encodes MAASKEGIKQKVRGWSHHDSADLYGIDDWGNGYFRINKKGEVTVRLNDEDGGKKDISLCDLLEGLNERGTTVPVLFRFRDLLRSRIAELNESFRKAIKEADYQGKYQGVYPIKVNQQRQVVEEIAEFGTKYDYGLEAGSKPELIAAMAHMHNPNAYLICNGYKDDEFIDLALTAQKMGLNIFIVLEMPSELDAILARARKMDIRPNLGVRIKLAAKGSGLWQESAGDKSVFGLNAAQVVDVVDKLKQMDSLDCLKLLHYHQGSQIPNISVVREGLTEAARIYVDLVKEGAPLGTLDMGGGLAVDYDGSKTNFHSSCNYSIAEFARDVVEVVGDMCTKYEVPHPTLVTESGRAVVAYYSVLVFNVLDVTSAPGEEPPPDLPEDAPELLKAFADTDRTLARKNMQECYNDACYYRDQLRAQFFYGNATLRQRGLGEAYYWHILSRISRMLAEMETIPEDLRELSCSMVDFYYGNFSLFQSLPDSWAIRQLFPVMPLHRLNERPTNKAVLADITCDCDGKIDHFIDREDVATALPLHAIKPGEDDYYIGVFLVGAYQETLGDLHNLLGDTNVVGVHLEGGRPVYTHEVEGDTVADVLSYVEYDPKELINKFRTFAEQAVADGKISPSERRRALEVFRSGLNGYTYYEL